From a region of the Salinispira pacifica genome:
- a CDS encoding acetylxylan esterase: protein MPLTFDMPLEELQSYRGSGPVPADFHKFWDASIKESRNHDARAEIASAGFSSSAADCFHLYLRGVSGGRHHAKLLRPKNGGDGSALLFFHGYSMESSDWVDYLPFVMEGKTVAALDCPGQGGESEDVLRGKGSTLQGHIVRGVEDAMAGDPRALYYVNLFLNSGVFADAVGALEGVDQGRISASGWSQGGALTLAAAAVRPEIQRAAAVYPFLCDYRRVWEIDLARDAYEGIHDYFRHRDPLHSREEEFFTALGYIDLQNFASRIKADTLMFTGLTDTICPPSGQFAVFNRIESPKEHCIYPDFAHENLPGARDRIFSFLCGYES, encoded by the coding sequence ATGCCGCTGACCTTCGACATGCCGCTGGAGGAACTGCAGAGTTACCGGGGTTCCGGCCCCGTTCCCGCCGATTTTCATAAATTCTGGGATGCCTCCATCAAAGAATCCAGGAATCATGATGCCCGGGCTGAAATTGCATCTGCCGGATTTTCAAGCTCGGCTGCGGATTGCTTTCACCTCTATTTACGGGGTGTTTCCGGCGGCAGGCACCATGCCAAGCTGCTGCGGCCGAAAAACGGCGGCGACGGTTCGGCACTGCTGTTTTTTCACGGATACAGCATGGAGAGCTCCGACTGGGTGGATTATCTGCCCTTCGTTATGGAGGGGAAAACCGTCGCCGCCCTGGACTGTCCCGGACAGGGAGGGGAGTCGGAGGATGTTCTCCGGGGGAAGGGCAGCACCCTGCAGGGACATATTGTCCGGGGGGTTGAGGATGCCATGGCAGGCGATCCCCGGGCACTCTACTATGTGAATCTCTTTCTCAACAGCGGAGTGTTCGCCGATGCGGTGGGTGCACTTGAGGGAGTTGATCAGGGGCGAATTTCGGCCAGCGGTTGGAGTCAGGGGGGAGCGCTGACCCTGGCGGCGGCAGCGGTGCGCCCGGAGATTCAGCGGGCGGCAGCGGTATACCCCTTCCTCTGCGATTACCGGAGGGTGTGGGAAATTGATCTGGCCCGGGACGCGTATGAAGGGATTCATGATTATTTCCGGCACCGTGATCCCCTGCACAGCCGGGAGGAAGAGTTTTTCACCGCGCTGGGCTATATCGACCTGCAGAACTTCGCCTCCCGGATCAAGGCGGATACCCTCATGTTTACCGGTCTGACCGACACCATCTGCCCGCCTTCCGGCCAGTTCGCAGTGTTCAACCGCATCGAATCCCCCAAAGAAC
- a CDS encoding AGE family epimerase/isomerase, which translates to MEQPIPLSRGEAYRTQLLDDCIPFWMKHGLDTTYGGFMTGLDRTGKIIESDKSVWFQGRAGWTMANAYLAGGRKDAALLQAAESCITFSDRHCFDSDGRMLFRVTRDGRKLIKRRYSFSEFFSVIARSSLAIAKNDPALLDDAYRLFRSTLNYLRDPNRGNPKVDPATRSSLGLAQPMIEINVAQELREAFLILGSDTSEEIEFCTRLIRENISIIQTNFVRPEFEAVVEQCNADGSLQDEHFEGRLINPGHSIEAAWFILREADYLKSGHGGMHFAPASPGSGAQGTDQAADTATDKGAAGRAETKPKDSSPPQADMLIELGVRILNWMWNIGWDEKHGGLCYFADLHGHPPFEYWHNMKFWWPHNEASIALLYAFLLTGDPLHAQRFHMLDSWIDTRFPDREHGEWFGYLNFDGSISTDLKGNMFKGPFHIPRMQMWGWNLIRRLHHTE; encoded by the coding sequence ACAGCCTATTCCTTTGAGCAGGGGGGAAGCATACAGAACTCAATTGCTGGACGATTGCATCCCCTTTTGGATGAAACATGGACTGGATACAACATACGGCGGGTTCATGACCGGACTGGACAGAACGGGAAAGATCATTGAAAGCGATAAATCCGTCTGGTTCCAGGGACGGGCCGGCTGGACAATGGCAAACGCCTATCTCGCGGGGGGCCGGAAAGATGCCGCCCTTCTGCAGGCGGCGGAATCCTGCATAACCTTTTCCGACCGGCACTGTTTCGACTCAGACGGAAGAATGCTGTTCCGGGTCACACGGGACGGCAGGAAACTTATCAAGCGCCGCTATTCATTCAGCGAATTCTTTTCTGTTATTGCCAGATCATCACTGGCCATTGCCAAAAACGATCCGGCCCTGCTTGATGATGCATACCGCTTATTCAGATCCACTCTGAATTATCTGAGGGATCCGAACCGGGGCAATCCCAAAGTGGACCCCGCCACCCGTTCCAGCCTGGGACTGGCACAGCCGATGATAGAGATCAACGTAGCCCAGGAGCTCAGGGAAGCGTTTCTGATTCTCGGCTCGGATACCTCTGAAGAGATCGAATTCTGCACCCGGCTCATCCGGGAAAATATCAGCATAATTCAGACCAATTTTGTCCGTCCGGAATTTGAAGCTGTTGTGGAACAGTGCAACGCCGACGGATCCCTTCAGGACGAACATTTTGAGGGACGGCTTATCAACCCGGGACACAGCATTGAGGCGGCATGGTTTATCCTCCGTGAGGCCGATTACCTGAAATCCGGCCACGGGGGAATGCATTTTGCTCCCGCCAGCCCCGGATCAGGAGCTCAGGGGACAGATCAGGCCGCAGATACGGCAACAGATAAGGGCGCAGCTGGGAGGGCAGAAACGAAGCCGAAGGACAGCTCACCCCCTCAGGCGGATATGCTGATTGAGCTGGGAGTCAGAATTCTCAACTGGATGTGGAATATCGGCTGGGATGAGAAACACGGTGGCCTGTGCTATTTTGCAGACCTTCACGGTCATCCTCCCTTTGAATACTGGCACAACATGAAATTCTGGTGGCCCCACAACGAGGCAAGTATTGCCCTGCTCTATGCCTTCCTGCTCACCGGCGATCCCCTGCACGCTCAGCGCTTTCATATGCTGGATAGCTGGATTGATACCCGTTTCCCCGACAGGGAGCACGGAGAGTGGTTCGGGTACCTGAATTTCGACGGAAGCATTTCCACTGATCTGAAAGGAAATATGTTCAAAGGCCCCTTCCACATTCCGCGAATGCAGATGTGGGGATGGAATTTGATCCGCCGCCTGCATCATACTGAGTAA